The Alphaproteobacteria bacterium genome contains a region encoding:
- a CDS encoding cytochrome c, with protein sequence MSTPKALLVATCVLLSVAAASAQGPKLGRPVTEADIAPWDISIMPDGTGLPAGAGTAAQGAKLYAERCSACHGDNGKGSEHGAAMVGGPARASLDGGKTIKNYWPYATTIFDFVRRAMPYSEPNSLSNDEVYAITAYILALNELIGQGDTMNAQTLPKVIMPNRDGFIVRFPDRI encoded by the coding sequence ATGTCTACGCCTAAAGCCCTTCTTGTTGCGACCTGTGTGCTGTTGAGCGTCGCCGCCGCATCCGCGCAGGGACCGAAGCTCGGAAGGCCGGTCACGGAAGCCGACATAGCGCCGTGGGACATCAGCATTATGCCGGACGGCACGGGTCTCCCGGCCGGGGCCGGAACGGCAGCTCAGGGTGCGAAGCTCTATGCCGAGCGATGCTCGGCCTGTCATGGCGACAACGGCAAAGGGAGCGAACACGGCGCCGCGATGGTCGGCGGTCCTGCCCGCGCAAGCCTCGATGGCGGCAAGACCATCAAGAATTACTGGCCCTATGCGACCACCATCTTCGACTTCGTGCGACGTGCGATGCCTTATTCAGAACCGAACTCGCTCTCCAATGACGAGGTCTACGCGATCACGGCCTACATCCTCGCGCTGAACGAGCTCATCGGCCAAGGCGACACGATGAACGCGCAGACGCTGCCGAAGGTGATCATGCCGAACCGCGACGGCTTCATCGTCCGGTTTCCGGATCGCATCTAG
- the soxC gene encoding sulfite dehydrogenase, with the protein MALKRNPYANLDPVAGNGLLHRRALLRSGAIFAGAAAAGSAGSMTGAGAESLKDGPWSLEAGSVIPAYGVPSRFEKDVIRAVDNPDNVPRNSRARTPHHQLQGIITPNPLHFTICHGGIPDIDPAQHKLVIHGLVKQPLVFTLEELARYPHTSRIGFVECGGNSAPLFSNEPIQASVQALHGLASCAEWTGVLLSTLLEEAGVQPEAKWMIAEGADAPRLSRSVPLAKGLDDAMIALYQNGERINPGQGYPMRLWLPGYEGNMNVKYLRRIKLTTEPAMSYYESRTYAQVLPNGKSYRFYFLQEVKSFITHPSPGHQLREPGYHEISGVAYSGTGRITKVMVSADGGKSWGQAALQDPVLPKAFTRFRMPWRWDGGPAVLQSRAWDESGNMQPTRAEFVAVRGQTSRPPPVGAFPSQHFNAITSWAVDQKGGVRHVYA; encoded by the coding sequence ATGGCGCTCAAGCGCAATCCGTATGCAAATCTGGATCCCGTGGCCGGGAACGGCCTGCTGCATCGGAGAGCCTTGCTCAGAAGCGGAGCCATTTTCGCGGGCGCGGCCGCGGCGGGCTCCGCCGGATCGATGACCGGAGCGGGCGCCGAATCTCTGAAGGACGGCCCGTGGAGCCTGGAAGCCGGCAGCGTGATCCCGGCCTATGGCGTGCCGTCGCGGTTCGAAAAGGATGTCATTCGCGCGGTCGACAATCCCGACAACGTGCCGCGCAATTCCCGCGCCCGCACTCCGCATCATCAGCTGCAGGGGATCATTACGCCGAACCCGCTCCATTTCACGATCTGCCACGGCGGAATCCCGGACATCGATCCCGCGCAGCACAAGCTGGTCATCCATGGGTTGGTGAAACAGCCGCTCGTGTTTACGCTCGAAGAGCTGGCGCGTTATCCGCACACCTCGCGCATCGGATTTGTCGAATGCGGCGGCAACAGCGCGCCGCTTTTCTCCAACGAACCGATTCAGGCGAGCGTGCAGGCGCTGCACGGCCTTGCTTCCTGCGCCGAATGGACCGGCGTTCTGCTCTCCACGCTGCTGGAGGAAGCAGGCGTGCAGCCGGAAGCCAAGTGGATGATCGCCGAAGGCGCGGACGCTCCGCGCCTCTCCCGCAGCGTTCCGCTCGCGAAGGGTTTGGACGACGCCATGATCGCGCTCTACCAGAACGGCGAGCGCATCAACCCGGGGCAAGGCTATCCGATGCGCCTGTGGCTGCCTGGTTACGAAGGCAACATGAACGTCAAGTATCTGCGCCGGATCAAGCTCACGACCGAACCCGCGATGAGCTACTACGAGTCCCGCACCTACGCGCAGGTCCTGCCGAATGGAAAATCGTATCGCTTCTACTTCCTGCAGGAAGTGAAGTCCTTCATCACGCATCCCTCTCCCGGACATCAACTTAGGGAACCCGGGTATCACGAGATTTCCGGCGTCGCGTATTCCGGAACGGGCCGCATCACGAAGGTGATGGTGTCGGCGGATGGCGGAAAAAGCTGGGGACAGGCGGCGCTGCAGGACCCTGTTCTGCCGAAAGCGTTCACCCGCTTCCGCATGCCGTGGCGCTGGGATGGCGGGCCAGCGGTACTGCAAAGCCGCGCCTGGGACGAGAGCGGAAACATGCAGCCGACCCGCGCCGAGTTCGTCGCGGTGCGCGGGCAGACCTCCAGGCCGCCGCCCGTCGGCGCGTTCCCAAGCCAGCACTTCAATGCGATTACGAGTTGGGCCGTCGACCAGAAGGGAGGCGTGCGCCATGTCTACGCCTAA
- a CDS encoding tripartite tricarboxylate transporter substrate binding protein — protein MRCRAAHRAANRVGATYPARAVRVVVPVAAGGANDVTARIISQWLSERLGQQFFVENRPGAGTNIGTEAVIRSAPDGYTLLIAGSNAAINPTLFQTLNFNFIHDTVPIGSIVRVPQLMQVNPSLPVKSVPEFIAYAKANPGKIAMGSGGNGSPAHVIGEYFKLMTGTDLTHVPYRGAAPAVTDLIGGQIQVAFTEMATSLGHVRTGSLRALAVTTATRTEALPEVPTLSEFIPGFEASQWVGLVAPKDTPSAIIDKLNAEINAALADPRIKARFADLGGMVLPGSPADFGKLIRDETEKWAKVIRAANIKVE, from the coding sequence ATGCGCTGCCGCGCTGCCCATCGTGCCGCCAACCGCGTGGGCGCAACCTACCCGGCACGGGCGGTGCGTGTCGTTGTGCCGGTTGCGGCCGGCGGCGCGAACGACGTCACGGCGCGCATTATCAGCCAGTGGCTGTCGGAGCGCCTCGGCCAGCAGTTTTTCGTCGAGAACCGGCCAGGCGCCGGCACCAATATCGGCACCGAGGCGGTCATCCGGTCGGCTCCCGACGGTTACACGCTGCTCATTGCGGGCAGCAACGCGGCGATCAATCCGACCTTGTTCCAAACGCTCAACTTTAACTTCATCCACGATACCGTGCCGATCGGGAGCATCGTCCGCGTGCCGCAGCTGATGCAGGTGAACCCTTCGCTTCCGGTGAAAAGCGTTCCCGAGTTCATCGCTTATGCCAAGGCCAATCCCGGCAAGATCGCGATGGGCTCCGGCGGCAACGGTTCGCCGGCGCATGTCATCGGCGAGTATTTCAAGCTGATGACCGGCACCGATCTCACGCATGTGCCCTACCGAGGTGCCGCACCGGCGGTCACCGATCTCATCGGTGGGCAAATCCAGGTCGCGTTTACCGAGATGGCGACCTCGCTCGGCCATGTGAGGACCGGGAGCCTGCGCGCGCTCGCGGTAACCACCGCCACGCGCACGGAGGCGCTGCCGGAGGTTCCGACGCTCAGCGAGTTCATTCCGGGCTTTGAAGCGAGCCAGTGGGTCGGCCTCGTCGCACCCAAGGACACGCCATCGGCAATCATCGATAAGCTCAACGCCGAGATCAACGCCGCGCTTGCAGACCCCCGGATCAAGGCGCGGTTCGCCGACCTCGGCGGCATGGTGCTTCCGGGCTCGCCGGCCGACTTCGGCAAGCTCATCCGCGATGAAACCGAGAAATGGGCCAAGGTGATCCGGGCCGCCAACATCAAGGTCGAGTGA
- the ligA gene encoding protocatechuate 4,5-dioxygenase subunit alpha translates to MAQAKSKENEYEDIPGTFVFNAERSRQGYGINMFCMSLMKDENRKAFKANEAEYLKKFPLTPEQTDAVLKRDYNRMLELGGNIYFTAKLGATDGHSFRHLAAVMTGSTQEDYAAMMLKGGRSVEGNRSRSGKYDKPAKQTSAKPKAKTAAKSAKKSKSSKKRK, encoded by the coding sequence ATGGCTCAGGCGAAATCCAAAGAGAACGAATACGAGGACATTCCCGGCACGTTTGTCTTCAATGCCGAACGCTCGCGTCAGGGTTACGGCATCAACATGTTCTGCATGTCGCTGATGAAGGACGAGAACCGCAAGGCCTTCAAGGCGAACGAGGCCGAGTACCTGAAGAAGTTTCCGCTCACGCCCGAGCAGACGGATGCCGTCCTCAAGCGCGACTACAACCGCATGCTCGAACTCGGCGGCAACATCTATTTCACCGCCAAGCTCGGCGCGACCGACGGCCACTCGTTCCGGCACCTCGCAGCCGTGATGACCGGCTCCACGCAGGAGGATTACGCAGCGATGATGCTCAAGGGTGGCCGCTCGGTCGAAGGCAACCGCTCGAGGTCCGGCAAGTACGACAAGCCCGCGAAGCAGACCTCCGCGAAGCCGAAGGCCAAGACCGCGGCGAAGAGCGCGAAGAAATCAAAATCCTCAAAGAAGCGGAAATAG
- a CDS encoding class III extradiol dioxygenase subunit beta: MAKIIAGFASSHVPAIGAAIDNKQTHDPYWQRVFSGFEKAKKWIADVRPDVVIAVYNDHASAFSVELIPTFAIGCAAEFPPADEGWGPRPVPVVKGHPELASHIATSAILDGFDLTIANKMEVDHGLTVPLNLAFGSPDEWPCPVIPIAVNVVQYPPPTGRRCFDLGRAIRKAVASYPDDLRIVVFGTGGMSHQISGPRAGLINSKFDKAFLDGLTKDPKKLAAMPHLEYMREAGAEGIELVMWHVMRGALDDKVKEVYRFYTVPASNTAVGNIILENVAKPAKKAPKKKALRKAA, from the coding sequence GTGGCAAAGATCATCGCAGGATTCGCGTCGTCGCACGTGCCGGCCATCGGCGCCGCGATCGACAACAAGCAGACACATGATCCCTACTGGCAGCGCGTGTTCTCCGGCTTCGAGAAGGCCAAGAAGTGGATCGCCGATGTCCGGCCGGACGTCGTGATCGCGGTCTACAACGATCATGCCTCGGCCTTCTCGGTCGAACTGATCCCGACCTTCGCGATCGGATGCGCGGCGGAGTTTCCGCCGGCGGATGAAGGCTGGGGCCCGCGGCCGGTGCCTGTGGTGAAAGGCCATCCGGAGCTTGCCTCGCATATCGCAACATCGGCGATTCTCGACGGCTTCGACCTCACCATCGCCAACAAGATGGAGGTCGATCATGGCCTGACCGTGCCGCTCAATCTCGCGTTCGGCTCGCCGGACGAATGGCCCTGCCCGGTCATTCCGATCGCGGTGAACGTCGTGCAGTACCCGCCTCCGACCGGCAGGCGCTGCTTCGATCTCGGCCGTGCGATCCGCAAGGCCGTTGCGTCCTATCCGGACGATTTGCGCATTGTCGTGTTCGGTACTGGCGGCATGTCGCACCAGATTTCCGGCCCGCGCGCCGGCCTGATCAATTCCAAGTTCGACAAGGCCTTCCTCGACGGACTGACGAAGGACCCGAAGAAGCTCGCCGCCATGCCGCATCTCGAATACATGCGCGAGGCCGGCGCCGAAGGCATCGAGCTTGTCATGTGGCACGTGATGCGTGGCGCGCTCGACGACAAGGTGAAGGAAGTCTACCGCTTCTACACGGTGCCCGCCTCCAACACGGCGGTCGGCAACATCATCCTCGAGAACGTCGCAAAGCCCGCGAAAAAGGCCCCGAAGAAGAAGGCGCTGAGGAAAGCCGCATGA
- a CDS encoding Gfo/Idh/MocA family oxidoreductase has translation MKICVAGQGAFGQKHLDALKRIPGVEISSLVGGNQDKTAEVAKKYGIPHYTGELSEGIKRADAVILTTPTKMHFRQGEQVMRAGKHVLVEIPVTDSVEDAEYLVKIAKETGVVAMGGHVRRFNPSHQYVHKKITAGELKIQQMDVQTYFFRRKNMNAAGQPRSWTDHLLWHHAAHTVDLFQYQTGEVISDCYAVQGPQHPELKIAMDMGIVAKVPSGAILTLSLSFNNDGPLGTFFRYIGDNGTYLARYDDLFNGKNEPIDVSKVDVSMDGIELEDREFIAAIKEKREPNASLAQLLPCMRVLGRLEQIVDPKRVAHA, from the coding sequence ATGAAGATCTGCGTTGCCGGCCAGGGCGCGTTCGGCCAGAAGCATCTCGACGCGTTGAAGCGCATTCCAGGCGTCGAGATCAGCTCGCTGGTCGGCGGCAATCAGGACAAGACCGCCGAGGTCGCCAAGAAATACGGCATCCCCCACTACACGGGCGAACTTTCCGAAGGCATCAAGCGCGCCGATGCCGTGATTTTGACGACGCCGACCAAGATGCACTTCCGCCAAGGCGAACAGGTGATGCGCGCCGGCAAGCATGTGCTGGTCGAGATTCCGGTCACGGATTCGGTCGAGGACGCCGAGTACCTGGTGAAGATCGCCAAGGAGACGGGCGTCGTCGCGATGGGCGGGCACGTGCGCCGCTTCAATCCGAGCCACCAGTACGTCCACAAGAAAATCACGGCCGGCGAACTGAAAATCCAGCAGATGGACGTGCAGACCTACTTCTTCCGGCGCAAGAACATGAACGCCGCCGGCCAGCCGCGCTCGTGGACCGACCATTTGCTCTGGCACCATGCGGCGCACACGGTCGACCTGTTCCAGTACCAGACCGGCGAGGTCATCTCGGACTGCTATGCCGTGCAGGGACCGCAGCATCCGGAGCTCAAAATCGCGATGGACATGGGCATCGTCGCCAAGGTGCCGTCGGGCGCGATTCTCACTCTGTCGCTGTCGTTCAACAACGACGGGCCGCTCGGCACCTTCTTCCGCTACATCGGCGACAACGGCACATATCTCGCCCGCTACGACGACCTGTTCAACGGCAAGAACGAGCCGATCGACGTCTCCAAGGTCGACGTGTCGATGGACGGCATCGAGCTGGAAGACCGCGAGTTCATCGCGGCGATCAAGGAGAAGCGCGAGCCCAACGCGAGCCTTGCGCAGCTCCTCCCCTGCATGCGCGTGCTCGGGCGGTTGGAGCAGATCGTCGACCCAAAGCGGGTGGCACACGCCTGA
- a CDS encoding XRE family transcriptional regulator — protein MAERAQLSLGTLKLFERTGKASTDFIIRLAFALNAEKEFDALFPFAAPTSIDDVIAKPRRLRGRRI, from the coding sequence TTGGCGGAACGCGCCCAACTCAGTCTCGGGACGCTCAAACTTTTCGAACGCACCGGCAAGGCGTCGACCGACTTTATCATCCGACTTGCCTTCGCACTGAATGCCGAAAAGGAGTTTGACGCTCTCTTCCCCTTTGCGGCACCAACGTCGATCGATGATGTCATCGCCAAGCCGCGCAGGCTGCGGGGACGGCGCATATGA
- a CDS encoding type II toxin-antitoxin system HipA family toxin — MKKPAGRTPSQVERLTVRLNLLGRLVEIGTLAWSRQERRAYFEYNPAFLEAPLPLSPFNLPTSSGLKAAPYQPFDGLHGAFNDSLPDGWGRLLLDQRLQKQGYDHRTLGPLERLAYVGSAGMGALQYAPDKAFENSAGGTVDLDWLASQAEQVQREVRTADVDSLQQMQGSSAGARPKIMIGLDTAKDIIVPDYGTGLPAQYEPWMVKFRSKNDSEEIGAEEYAYALMSSDAGVEVPTSRLLKTRTGSYFAVHRFDRLPEGSMHIHTASGLLEADHRMPAIDYDTLLRATRVLTRDERHVRQMFRRMVFNVLAHNRDDHSKNHAFQMGADGSWRPTPAYDLTLSDGPAGEHSLAIAGEGKKPGHAHISKVAADASIPKAEAAAIREAVRASIAKWPEHASSAGLSRQRTSEIGTLLERQAHA; from the coding sequence ATGAAGAAGCCCGCCGGCCGAACCCCGTCGCAGGTGGAGCGGCTCACTGTCCGACTGAACCTTCTTGGCCGCTTGGTCGAGATAGGTACGCTTGCGTGGAGCCGACAAGAGCGCCGCGCGTACTTCGAATATAACCCCGCTTTTCTCGAAGCACCGCTCCCGTTGTCGCCGTTCAATCTCCCAACTTCATCCGGGCTGAAGGCAGCACCGTACCAACCGTTCGATGGCCTGCATGGGGCGTTTAATGACAGCCTGCCGGACGGCTGGGGACGGCTGCTGCTTGACCAGCGCCTTCAAAAACAGGGTTATGACCACCGCACTTTGGGCCCTCTGGAGCGCCTTGCCTATGTTGGTAGCGCCGGCATGGGTGCGCTTCAATACGCTCCCGACAAGGCCTTTGAGAATTCCGCGGGCGGTACAGTGGACCTGGATTGGCTCGCAAGCCAGGCTGAGCAGGTTCAACGCGAAGTCAGAACCGCGGACGTCGACAGCCTGCAACAAATGCAAGGTAGCTCCGCAGGCGCACGTCCAAAGATCATGATTGGGCTCGACACCGCGAAGGACATTATTGTGCCGGACTATGGCACTGGCCTGCCGGCACAATATGAACCGTGGATGGTCAAGTTCAGATCGAAGAATGATTCGGAAGAGATCGGCGCGGAAGAATACGCCTATGCGCTAATGTCAAGCGATGCCGGTGTCGAGGTGCCGACGAGCCGATTGCTGAAGACGCGCACGGGCAGCTACTTTGCAGTCCATCGTTTCGACCGCCTGCCGGAGGGCAGTATGCATATTCATACGGCGAGCGGGCTGCTCGAGGCGGACCATCGAATGCCCGCAATCGACTACGACACTCTGCTCCGCGCAACGCGCGTCCTCACGCGAGACGAGCGTCACGTCCGTCAGATGTTCCGCCGCATGGTGTTTAATGTTCTCGCGCACAACCGCGATGACCATTCCAAGAACCACGCATTCCAGATGGGAGCAGACGGTTCATGGCGCCCTACCCCGGCCTACGATCTGACTCTTTCGGATGGGCCCGCGGGCGAACATAGCCTTGCGATCGCAGGTGAAGGAAAAAAACCCGGTCATGCTCACATCTCGAAAGTCGCGGCGGATGCCTCGATTCCCAAGGCCGAAGCAGCCGCGATACGCGAAGCGGTCCGAGCCTCCATTGCCAAGTGGCCGGAGCATGCATCATCCGCAGGACTATCGCGACAAAGGACGTCCGAAATCGGAACGCTTCTTGAGAGGCAGGCGCACGCCTGA
- a CDS encoding ABC transporter substrate-binding protein produces MLRRQFLLSAAVVASAFAAYPAAAQETVKIGLILPMTGQQASTGKQIDAAVKLYQAQHGTTVAGKKVEVILKDDGAVPDNTKRIAQELIVNDKVNFIAGFGVTPAALAAAPLATQAKVPEVVMAAGTSIITERSPYIVRTSFTLPQSSVIIADWALKNNIKKVVTLVSDYAPGADAEKSFAERIKAGGGEIVAAIRVPLANPDFAPFLQRAADAKPDALFVFVPSGQGGTFMKQFVERGLDKAGIKVIGPGDVTDDDLLPNMGDAVVGTVTAHMYSASHPSQMNKDYVAAFEKANNFRPNFMSVGGYDGMHLIYEALKKTNGDTDGDKLINAMKGMKWESPRGPISIDPETRDIVQNIYIRKVEKVNGQLYNQEFATFDAVKDPGKADKK; encoded by the coding sequence ATGTTGCGCAGACAATTCCTTTTGAGCGCCGCGGTCGTCGCGAGCGCCTTTGCCGCCTATCCCGCCGCCGCGCAGGAAACCGTCAAGATCGGGCTGATTCTGCCGATGACCGGCCAGCAGGCCTCGACCGGCAAGCAGATCGACGCGGCCGTGAAGCTCTATCAGGCGCAGCACGGCACGACGGTGGCCGGCAAGAAGGTCGAAGTCATCCTGAAGGATGACGGCGCCGTGCCGGACAACACCAAGCGCATCGCGCAGGAACTGATCGTCAACGACAAGGTCAATTTCATCGCGGGCTTCGGCGTGACGCCGGCGGCGCTCGCCGCCGCGCCGCTTGCCACGCAGGCGAAAGTGCCGGAAGTCGTGATGGCGGCCGGCACCTCGATCATCACCGAGCGTTCGCCCTACATCGTTCGCACCAGCTTCACGCTGCCGCAGTCCTCCGTCATCATCGCCGACTGGGCGCTGAAGAATAACATCAAGAAGGTCGTCACCCTGGTGTCTGACTACGCGCCCGGCGCGGACGCCGAGAAATCGTTCGCCGAGCGCATCAAGGCCGGCGGCGGCGAGATCGTCGCCGCGATCCGCGTGCCGCTGGCGAACCCCGACTTCGCGCCGTTCCTGCAGCGCGCCGCCGACGCCAAACCGGACGCACTGTTCGTGTTCGTTCCGTCCGGTCAGGGCGGCACATTCATGAAGCAGTTCGTCGAGCGCGGTCTCGACAAGGCGGGCATCAAGGTGATCGGCCCCGGCGACGTGACCGACGACGATCTGCTTCCGAACATGGGCGACGCGGTTGTCGGCACCGTGACGGCGCACATGTATTCGGCTTCGCACCCCTCGCAGATGAACAAGGACTACGTGGCGGCCTTCGAAAAAGCGAACAACTTCCGCCCCAACTTCATGTCGGTCGGCGGCTATGACGGCATGCACCTGATCTACGAGGCACTGAAGAAGACCAACGGCGACACCGATGGCGACAAGCTGATCAACGCCATGAAGGGGATGAAGTGGGAAAGCCCGCGCGGGCCGATCTCGATCGACCCCGAGACGCGCGACATCGTGCAGAACATTTACATCCGCAAGGTCGAGAAGGTGAACGGGCAGCTCTATAACCAGGAGTTCGCGACCTTCGACGCCGTGAAGGATCCAGGCAAGGCCGACAAGAAGTAG
- a CDS encoding branched-chain amino acid ABC transporter permease: MLTILFDGIAYGMLLFVVACGLAVTLGLMNFVNLAHGAFAMAGGYITVILVNWLGLPFLASLPLAFLFTAAIGLVLERTLYVHVYTRTPLEQVLFTIGLVFMSVAAVDYVMGSQQQFVSIPSYLQGQINLFGVGIGRYRLLIIAVCGLLTIALQFSLSKTRFGSRLRAAVDDARVARGLGINVNAVFAVTFAVGTGLAGLGGALGAEILGLDPIFPLKFMIYFLIVVTVGGTSSITGPFIASLVLGIGDVAGKYYVPQFGAFIIYIIMIVVLIWRPQGLFSRAVAK; this comes from the coding sequence ATGCTCACCATCCTGTTCGACGGTATCGCCTACGGCATGCTGCTGTTCGTGGTGGCGTGCGGACTTGCGGTCACGCTCGGGCTGATGAACTTCGTCAACCTCGCGCATGGCGCCTTCGCCATGGCGGGCGGCTATATCACCGTCATCCTGGTCAATTGGCTTGGCCTGCCATTCCTCGCCTCGCTGCCGCTCGCTTTCCTGTTCACTGCAGCGATCGGCCTCGTGCTCGAACGCACACTTTATGTCCATGTCTATACGAGGACTCCGCTCGAGCAGGTACTGTTCACCATCGGCCTCGTGTTCATGTCGGTTGCCGCCGTCGACTACGTGATGGGATCGCAGCAGCAGTTCGTCTCGATCCCGTCCTACCTGCAGGGCCAGATCAACCTGTTCGGCGTCGGCATCGGCCGCTATCGGTTGCTGATCATCGCGGTCTGCGGGCTCCTCACCATTGCGCTCCAATTCTCGCTCTCCAAGACGCGCTTCGGCTCGCGCCTGCGGGCCGCGGTCGACGATGCGCGCGTCGCGCGCGGCCTTGGCATCAATGTCAACGCGGTCTTCGCCGTGACCTTTGCGGTCGGCACCGGTCTTGCCGGCCTCGGCGGCGCGCTCGGCGCGGAAATCCTCGGGCTCGATCCGATCTTCCCGCTCAAGTTCATGATCTACTTCCTGATCGTTGTGACGGTCGGCGGCACGTCCAGCATCACGGGGCCGTTCATCGCCTCGCTGGTGCTCGGCATCGGCGACGTGGCGGGCAAGTATTACGTGCCGCAGTTCGGTGCCTTCATCATCTACATCATCATGATCGTGGTGCTGATCTGGCGGCCGCAGGGCCTGTTCTCGCGTGCGGTCGCCAAATGA
- a CDS encoding branched-chain amino acid ABC transporter permease — protein sequence MSVIGQQVDLGPLIARGRASFAQRARWSVPEITFWLIVVASVFLLPSKHLILTEIAILALFALSLDLILGYAGIVSLGHAAFFGFGAYVAGILAKYGIVKEPVLALLVSGLAAAVVGFITSFLVLRGSDLTRLMVTLGVALVLREIANRLDITGGADGLQGVVMEPVLGHFAFDIFGKTAYIYSLVVLFILFVLARRIVNSPFGLSLRSVHDNPLRASAIGIHVNGRLVAIYTLAAGYAGIAGALLTQSTQFASLSVLDFERSADVMLMVIIGGTGYLYGGLIGAILFKLVQDYLANVTPQYWQFWLGLALVMMIMFGRVYGAIIAAFIFGWCTVLKLPFMQSIVFTVVLVLVLGLARPHVLSFTAKITERANALQRSVRARFARKSGEADAPGA from the coding sequence ATGAGCGTGATCGGGCAGCAGGTCGATCTCGGCCCGCTGATCGCGCGGGGACGCGCGAGCTTCGCGCAGCGCGCACGCTGGAGCGTTCCAGAGATCACGTTCTGGCTGATCGTCGTCGCGTCGGTGTTTTTACTGCCGAGCAAGCACCTGATCCTGACCGAGATCGCGATCCTCGCGTTGTTCGCGCTCTCGCTCGACCTGATCCTCGGCTATGCGGGCATCGTGTCGCTCGGACACGCGGCCTTCTTCGGGTTCGGCGCCTATGTGGCGGGCATTCTCGCCAAATACGGGATCGTGAAGGAGCCGGTGCTGGCGCTGCTCGTTTCCGGGCTTGCCGCCGCGGTCGTCGGCTTTATCACCAGCTTCCTGGTACTGCGCGGCTCGGACCTCACGCGTCTGATGGTCACGCTCGGCGTCGCCCTGGTCCTGCGCGAGATCGCGAACCGGCTCGACATCACCGGCGGCGCCGACGGCCTGCAGGGCGTCGTGATGGAGCCGGTGCTCGGGCACTTCGCCTTCGATATCTTCGGGAAGACCGCCTACATCTACAGCCTGGTCGTGCTGTTCATCCTGTTCGTGCTGGCGCGACGCATCGTCAATTCGCCATTCGGGCTGTCGCTGCGATCCGTCCACGACAACCCGCTGCGCGCCTCGGCGATCGGCATCCATGTCAACGGCCGGCTCGTCGCGATCTACACGCTGGCGGCAGGCTACGCGGGCATCGCGGGCGCGCTGCTCACGCAATCGACGCAATTTGCCTCGCTCTCGGTGCTCGACTTCGAGCGCTCCGCCGACGTGATGCTGATGGTGATCATCGGTGGTACCGGCTATCTCTACGGCGGGTTGATCGGCGCCATCCTGTTCAAGCTGGTGCAGGACTATCTCGCCAACGTGACGCCGCAATACTGGCAGTTCTGGCTCGGCCTCGCGCTGGTGATGATGATCATGTTCGGGCGCGTCTACGGCGCGATCATCGCGGCGTTCATTTTCGGCTGGTGCACCGTGCTGAAGCTGCCGTTCATGCAGAGCATCGTCTTCACGGTCGTTCTCGTGCTGGTGCTCGGCCTCGCGCGGCCGCACGTTCTTTCCTTCACGGCGAAGATCACCGAACGCGCCAACGCGCTTCAGCGCAGCGTGAGGGCGCGCTTCGCGCGCAAATCCGGAGAGGCCGATGCCCCCGGTGCTTGA
- a CDS encoding ABC transporter ATP-binding protein has product MPPVLETKGLEKTFGGIVATDNVSLSVQRGARHALIGPNGAGKTTLINLLTGVLRPTAGTIFLEGREITGLAPHQRVRLGIARTFQINQLFAKLTPLETIGLAVSERMELGRQWWRLTGSKAIVIEESVDILARFNLADVMNEPTATLPYGKQRLLEIALAIACRPHVLLLDEPAAGVPEAERHGILDAVAALPSDVTVLLIEHDMDIVFSFADRISVLVNGALFVEGAPEEVAADPRVKAVYLGEEAHA; this is encoded by the coding sequence ATGCCCCCGGTGCTTGAGACCAAAGGGCTGGAAAAGACCTTCGGCGGCATTGTGGCGACCGACAACGTTTCGCTTTCGGTCCAGAGAGGCGCGCGCCACGCCCTGATCGGGCCGAACGGCGCCGGCAAGACCACGCTCATCAACCTGTTGACCGGCGTGCTGCGCCCGACCGCGGGGACCATCTTCCTTGAAGGCCGGGAAATCACCGGTCTTGCGCCACACCAGCGCGTCCGGCTCGGCATCGCGCGGACCTTCCAGATCAACCAGCTCTTCGCCAAGCTTACGCCGCTCGAGACCATCGGGCTGGCGGTCTCCGAGCGCATGGAGCTTGGCCGCCAATGGTGGCGGCTCACCGGCTCGAAGGCGATCGTCATCGAGGAGTCGGTCGACATCCTCGCGCGCTTCAATCTCGCCGACGTGATGAACGAGCCGACCGCCACGCTGCCTTACGGCAAGCAGCGGCTTCTCGAAATCGCGCTCGCGATCGCCTGCCGGCCGCATGTGCTCCTGCTCGACGAGCCGGCGGCCGGGGTGCCCGAGGCAGAGCGGCACGGGATTCTCGATGCCGTCGCGGCGCTGCCGAGCGATGTCACGGTGCTGTTGATCGAGCACGACATGGACATCGTGTTCTCATTTGCGGACCGCATTTCCGTCCTGGTCAACGGCGCGCTGTTCGTCGAGGGCGCGCCCGAAGAGGTCGCCGCCGACCCGCGCGTCAAAGCCGTCTATCTTGGTGAGGAAGCCCATGCCTGA